Proteins from a genomic interval of Brachybacterium vulturis:
- a CDS encoding peptide ABC transporter substrate-binding protein, with the protein MTISRRSMMMGTAAGGAAALTLAACGGDEGGSGDAGGGEGGGGGGGGMILANGTEPQNPLIPTNTNEVGGGRIVQNIFAGLVSYDAEGTPQNEVAESIETEDSQHYTITLAEGWTFTNGDPVTAQSFVDAWNFGANASNAQLSGYFFEPIEGFADLQGEDVAADATLTGLAVEDEQTFTVTLVSPQSDFPIRLGYTAFAPLPQAFFDDPEGFGEKPIGNGPYTLKSWEHEVSAELEVNPDYKGPRAPKNDGVRFTFYQDIETGYNDLLSGGLDVIDNIPASRLTSFEQDLGERAVNQPAAIFQSFTIHMEDPNFSGEAGSLRRQALSKSINRQEICDTIFQGTSSPATDYSSPVVNGYSDSIPGSEVLDFDAEGAKKLWEEAEGMQPFEGPFTLAYNADGDHATWVEAVTNQMLNNLGIEATGKSYPTFAALRDEVGNRTITGGFRSGWQADYPSVFNFLGPLYSSAAAEGRGSNDADYMNEEFDQLLADGLSATDDETAFAKAQAAEELLFRDLPAIPLWNDNVTGGSAETVENVVFGWDSQPQYHEITKTA; encoded by the coding sequence ATGACCATCTCGCGCCGTTCGATGATGATGGGCACCGCCGCCGGCGGCGCCGCGGCCCTGACGCTCGCCGCCTGCGGCGGCGACGAGGGCGGGTCCGGGGACGCCGGTGGCGGCGAGGGCGGCGGCGGCGGTGGCGGGGGCATGATCCTGGCCAACGGCACCGAACCGCAGAACCCGCTGATCCCGACCAACACCAATGAGGTCGGCGGCGGCCGCATCGTCCAGAACATCTTCGCGGGCCTGGTCTCCTACGACGCCGAGGGCACCCCGCAGAACGAGGTGGCCGAGTCCATCGAGACCGAGGACAGCCAGCACTACACGATCACCCTCGCCGAGGGGTGGACCTTCACCAACGGCGATCCGGTCACGGCCCAGAGCTTCGTGGACGCCTGGAACTTCGGCGCCAATGCCTCCAACGCCCAGCTCTCGGGCTACTTCTTCGAGCCGATCGAGGGCTTCGCGGACCTCCAGGGCGAGGACGTGGCCGCCGATGCCACCCTCACCGGTCTCGCCGTCGAGGACGAGCAGACGTTCACCGTCACCCTCGTCTCCCCGCAGTCCGACTTCCCGATCCGCCTGGGCTACACCGCGTTCGCGCCCCTGCCCCAGGCGTTCTTCGATGACCCGGAGGGCTTCGGGGAGAAGCCGATCGGCAACGGCCCCTACACGCTCAAGTCCTGGGAGCACGAGGTCTCCGCCGAGCTCGAGGTGAACCCGGACTACAAGGGCCCCCGCGCCCCGAAGAACGACGGCGTGCGCTTCACCTTCTACCAGGACATCGAGACCGGCTACAACGACCTGCTCTCGGGCGGCCTCGACGTCATCGACAACATCCCCGCCAGCCGCCTGACCTCCTTCGAGCAGGATCTCGGGGAGCGTGCGGTCAATCAGCCGGCCGCGATCTTCCAGTCCTTCACCATCCACATGGAGGATCCGAACTTCAGCGGCGAGGCCGGGTCCCTGCGTCGCCAGGCCCTGTCCAAGTCGATCAACCGTCAGGAGATCTGCGACACGATCTTCCAGGGCACCTCGTCCCCGGCCACGGACTACTCCTCTCCCGTGGTCAACGGCTACTCGGACTCGATCCCCGGCAGCGAGGTCCTGGACTTCGACGCCGAGGGCGCCAAGAAGCTGTGGGAGGAGGCCGAGGGCATGCAGCCCTTCGAGGGCCCCTTCACCCTCGCCTACAACGCCGACGGCGACCACGCCACCTGGGTCGAGGCGGTCACCAACCAGATGCTGAACAACCTCGGCATCGAGGCCACCGGCAAGTCGTACCCGACCTTCGCCGCACTGCGCGACGAGGTCGGCAACCGCACGATCACCGGCGGCTTCCGCAGCGGCTGGCAGGCGGACTACCCCTCCGTGTTCAACTTCCTCGGCCCGCTGTACAGCTCGGCCGCGGCGGAGGGTCGCGGGTCCAATGACGCCGACTACATGAACGAGGAGTTCGACCAGCTGCTGGCCGACGGCCTCTCGGCCACCGATGACGAGACCGCGTTCGCCAAGGCCCAGGCCGCGGAGGAGCTGCTCTTCCGCGACCTCCCGGCCATTCCGCTGTGGAACGACAACGTCACCGGCGGCTCCGCGGAGACCGTGGAGAACGTCGTCTTCGGCTGGGACAGCCAGCCGCAGTACCACGAGATCACCAAGACGGCCTGA
- the pgi gene encoding glucose-6-phosphate isomerase translates to MTAPTSPAAPIDPTTTDAWAELEAHHLEIDGSLREWFAADPQRAERFTHDAADLHVDLSKNLVTPRTVELLLQLAREVGVTERRDAMFAGAHINTTEDRAVLHTALRRPAGSSPALEVDGQNIDEDVQRTLQRVYDFADAVRSGEWTGVTGKRIETVVNIGIGGSDLGPVMVYEALQPLAQDGLEARFISNIDPTDAFATTQGLDPETTLVIVASKTFTTQETLTNARLVRQWLLTGLRENAALTAEQEPEAIAQHFVAVSTALDKVADFGIDPDNAFGFWDWVGGRYSVDSAIGTVLATVLGPDAFEELLAGFHAMDEHFATAPAEQNVPLLMGLLNVWNVNFLEAETHAVLPYSQYLHRFPAYLQQLTMESNGKAVRWDGSLATTETGEVFWGEPGTNGQHAFYQLIHQGTRVIPADFIAFATPNHPLKDGDQDVHELFLANFFAQTKALAFGKTAEEVRAEGTEGALVAAREFSGDRPTTSIMAPQLTPAVLGQLIALYEHITFVQGVVWGINSFDQWGVELGKQLAKDLAGAVAGDETAIAAEDPSTAGLIRYYREQRAQR, encoded by the coding sequence ATGACTGCTCCCACCTCACCCGCCGCCCCGATCGACCCCACCACCACCGACGCCTGGGCCGAGCTCGAGGCGCACCACCTCGAGATCGACGGCTCGCTGCGCGAGTGGTTCGCCGCCGACCCCCAGCGCGCCGAACGCTTCACGCACGACGCCGCCGACCTGCACGTCGACCTCTCCAAGAACCTCGTCACCCCGAGGACCGTGGAGCTGCTGCTGCAGCTGGCCCGCGAGGTCGGGGTCACCGAGCGTCGCGACGCCATGTTCGCCGGCGCCCACATCAACACCACCGAGGACCGCGCGGTGCTGCATACCGCGCTGCGCCGACCGGCCGGCTCCTCCCCCGCGCTCGAGGTGGACGGCCAGAACATCGACGAGGACGTCCAGCGGACCCTGCAGCGCGTCTACGACTTCGCGGATGCGGTGCGCTCGGGAGAGTGGACGGGCGTGACCGGCAAGCGCATCGAGACGGTCGTGAACATCGGCATCGGCGGCAGCGACCTCGGCCCGGTGATGGTCTACGAGGCGCTGCAGCCGCTCGCGCAGGACGGTCTCGAGGCCCGGTTCATCTCGAACATCGACCCCACCGACGCCTTCGCCACCACGCAGGGCCTCGACCCCGAGACCACCCTGGTGATCGTGGCGTCGAAGACCTTCACCACCCAGGAGACCCTCACCAATGCGCGCCTGGTGCGGCAGTGGCTGCTGACCGGCCTGCGGGAGAACGCGGCCCTGACCGCCGAGCAGGAGCCGGAGGCCATCGCCCAGCACTTCGTGGCCGTCTCCACCGCGCTGGACAAGGTCGCGGACTTCGGCATCGATCCCGACAACGCCTTCGGCTTCTGGGACTGGGTGGGCGGCCGCTACTCGGTGGACTCCGCGATCGGCACCGTGCTCGCCACCGTGCTCGGACCGGACGCCTTCGAGGAGCTGCTGGCCGGCTTCCACGCGATGGACGAGCACTTCGCCACCGCCCCGGCGGAGCAGAACGTGCCGCTGCTGATGGGGCTGCTGAACGTGTGGAACGTGAACTTCCTGGAAGCGGAGACCCACGCGGTGCTCCCCTACTCGCAGTACCTCCACCGCTTCCCCGCCTATCTCCAGCAGCTCACGATGGAGTCCAACGGCAAGGCGGTGCGCTGGGACGGCTCGCTCGCCACCACCGAGACCGGCGAGGTGTTCTGGGGCGAGCCCGGCACGAACGGTCAGCACGCCTTCTACCAGCTGATCCACCAGGGCACCCGGGTGATCCCCGCGGACTTCATCGCCTTCGCGACCCCGAACCATCCGCTGAAGGACGGGGACCAGGACGTCCACGAGCTGTTCCTGGCGAACTTCTTCGCCCAGACCAAGGCGCTGGCCTTCGGCAAGACCGCCGAGGAGGTCCGGGCGGAGGGCACCGAGGGCGCGCTGGTCGCGGCCCGGGAGTTCTCCGGCGACCGGCCCACCACCTCGATCATGGCCCCGCAGCTCACCCCGGCGGTGCTGGGACAGCTGATCGCGCTGTACGAGCACATCACCTTCGTGCAGGGCGTGGTGTGGGGCATCAATTCCTTCGACCAGTGGGGCGTGGAGCTGGGCAAGCAGCTCGCCAAGGATCTCGCCGGCGCGGTCGCCGGCGACGAGACGGCCATCGCGGCCGAGGACCCCTCGACGGCGGGGCTGATCCGCTACTACCGCGAGCAGCGCGCGCAGCGCTGA
- a CDS encoding epimerase: MSDALRIVIAGGSGTLGRALSTQLVRRGHEVVVLTRAPRSPSRYPGVREVHWDGRTLGPWTQELAAPGTALVNLAGRLVDARPTPENIADLARSRVEATAALVEASRRREEPLTHWVQASTTAIWSDAGDRLLEETSPVPVGLPQMTGVAERWERAAEGAHCDHQVVLRTGIVLEAGTPALERLALLARWGLGGPVGTGRQWVSWIHVEDWVRIVLSALGLEEPQLPEGIVVASAPHPVRNAEMMRLLRRGVGRSRGLPTPAPLLRLGAVLLRTDPALGLTGRHATSRVLDEAGFRFRYPQLDGALADLLPG, from the coding sequence GTGAGCGACGCGCTGCGGATCGTCATCGCGGGAGGCTCCGGCACCCTCGGCCGCGCGCTGAGCACCCAGCTGGTGAGGCGCGGGCACGAGGTCGTGGTCCTCACCCGGGCGCCGCGGTCTCCGTCCCGGTACCCGGGCGTGCGCGAGGTGCACTGGGACGGCCGCACCCTCGGGCCCTGGACGCAGGAGCTCGCAGCACCGGGGACCGCCCTGGTCAACCTCGCCGGCCGGCTCGTCGACGCCCGGCCCACGCCGGAGAACATCGCCGACCTCGCCCGCTCCCGCGTCGAGGCGACCGCCGCGCTGGTCGAGGCCTCCCGCCGCCGGGAGGAGCCGCTGACGCACTGGGTGCAGGCCTCGACCACCGCGATCTGGTCCGACGCCGGGGACCGGCTGCTGGAGGAGACGAGCCCCGTGCCCGTGGGGCTGCCGCAGATGACCGGGGTCGCCGAGCGCTGGGAGCGCGCGGCCGAGGGAGCGCACTGCGACCATCAGGTGGTGCTGCGCACCGGCATCGTGCTGGAGGCCGGGACCCCGGCGCTCGAGAGGCTCGCGCTGCTGGCTCGCTGGGGTCTGGGCGGACCGGTGGGCACCGGCCGGCAATGGGTGAGCTGGATCCACGTCGAGGACTGGGTGCGGATCGTGCTCTCGGCGCTCGGCCTCGAGGAGCCGCAGCTGCCCGAGGGGATCGTGGTCGCCTCCGCCCCGCACCCGGTGCGGAATGCCGAGATGATGCGCCTCCTGCGACGGGGCGTCGGCCGGAGCCGCGGCCTCCCCACCCCCGCGCCGCTGCTCCGACTCGGGGCCGTGCTGCTGCGCACGGACCCGGCGCTGGGGCTCACGGGCCGCCATGCCACCTCGCGCGTGCTGGACGAGGCGGGATTCCGATTCCGGTATCCGCAGCTCGACGGCGCCCTCGCGGACCTGCTGCCCGGCTGA
- a CDS encoding acyl-CoA dehydrogenase family protein, which yields MSPTAEDLLPDSLLETFRERAAVHDRENTFPRDDLADLRERGYLRLLVPTELGGLGASLLEATRIQRRLAQAAPATALSMNMHLVVTGAALHAHRLGVGEVRTILEDAAAEQLFAFGISEPGNDAMLFDSSTRAEEQDDGGFALTGTKIFTSLAPVWDRLVVHGRVAEASEAEPRLVFGVIERTDEVETLDDWDTHGMRPSQSCTTRLHGAPILGDQVLTRTPVGPNPDPFVMGIFGAFELLIASVYTGIAERAITVGTRIATTRRNATKDIVHADDPDIRWRLADAAIAVDGSILQIEKIMADLDALGAGEQGRGLSDHGPRWFLHFSGVKSRATETAIAALDQVLRASGGAQYFRRSELERLSRDVRAGMYHPSDQESVHASYAKALLGEIGASRPALPQ from the coding sequence ATGAGCCCCACCGCCGAGGACCTGCTGCCCGACTCCCTGCTGGAGACCTTCCGCGAGCGCGCGGCGGTCCACGACCGGGAGAACACCTTCCCCCGGGACGATCTCGCCGATCTCCGCGAGCGCGGCTACCTGCGTCTGCTGGTGCCCACCGAGCTCGGCGGGCTCGGCGCCTCGCTGCTGGAGGCCACGCGGATCCAGCGCCGCCTCGCCCAGGCCGCTCCCGCCACAGCGCTGTCGATGAACATGCACCTGGTGGTGACCGGGGCGGCGCTGCACGCCCACCGGCTCGGCGTCGGCGAGGTGCGCACGATCCTCGAGGACGCCGCCGCGGAGCAGCTGTTCGCCTTCGGGATCTCCGAGCCCGGCAACGACGCGATGCTCTTCGACTCCTCCACCCGGGCCGAGGAGCAGGATGACGGCGGATTCGCGCTCACCGGGACCAAGATCTTCACCTCGCTCGCCCCGGTCTGGGACCGGCTGGTGGTGCACGGTCGCGTCGCCGAGGCCTCCGAGGCGGAGCCGCGGCTCGTCTTCGGGGTCATCGAGCGCACCGACGAGGTCGAGACCCTCGATGACTGGGACACCCACGGGATGCGTCCCTCCCAGTCATGCACCACCCGCCTGCACGGCGCCCCGATCCTCGGCGATCAGGTGCTCACCCGCACCCCCGTCGGCCCGAACCCCGACCCGTTCGTGATGGGCATCTTCGGCGCCTTCGAGCTGCTGATCGCGTCCGTCTACACCGGCATCGCCGAGCGCGCGATCACGGTCGGCACCCGGATCGCGACCACTCGTCGCAACGCCACCAAGGACATCGTCCACGCCGACGACCCCGACATCCGCTGGCGTCTGGCCGATGCGGCGATCGCGGTGGACGGCTCGATCCTGCAGATCGAGAAGATCATGGCAGATCTCGATGCCCTCGGCGCGGGGGAGCAGGGCAGGGGCCTGAGCGATCACGGCCCGCGCTGGTTCCTGCACTTCTCCGGCGTGAAGTCCCGGGCGACCGAGACGGCGATCGCTGCGCTGGACCAGGTGCTGCGCGCCAGCGGCGGCGCCCAGTACTTCCGGCGCAGCGAGCTGGAGCGGCTCTCCCGGGATGTGCGCGCCGGCATGTACCACCCCTCCGACCAGGAGTCCGTGCACGCCTCCTACGCCAAGGCCCTGCTCGGCGAGATCGGTGCGTCCCGTCCGGCGCTGCCGCAGTGA
- a CDS encoding endonuclease/exonuclease/phosphatase family protein yields MRCRTPLTTWRVATFNIRHGQGPDSRVDLARTAREIRQLDADVIGLQEVDQGFGPRSAHEDQPARLAAMLGMRVCFGAALDLPPPLAGAPRRRYGLALLTRHTILAHTLHLLPVPPDDAPPPEPRGMLHARVRCAGGQELDVLVTHLDNASTMHRTAQVQGILRRTRDLEGPAVLMGDMNAGPTAPELAALATAGWRDTACNASRDGGDPLRPSLSQRIGAAMAWLRTRGGATHPARFPLRRIDSLWISGDIENGPPVVAPRGASDHRPVSVTLCTPPTDTPGDRSGNRADRRPQRDGLD; encoded by the coding sequence ATGAGATGCCGCACCCCGCTGACGACGTGGCGGGTCGCGACCTTCAACATCCGCCACGGTCAGGGACCCGATTCTCGGGTGGATCTCGCGCGCACGGCCCGCGAGATCCGGCAGCTCGACGCCGACGTGATCGGCTTGCAGGAGGTCGACCAGGGGTTCGGGCCCCGCTCCGCTCACGAGGACCAGCCCGCACGGCTCGCTGCGATGCTGGGTATGCGGGTCTGCTTCGGCGCCGCGCTCGACCTCCCGCCGCCGCTGGCCGGTGCCCCGCGGCGGCGTTACGGGCTCGCCCTGCTGACCCGGCACACGATCCTCGCGCACACCCTGCATCTGCTGCCGGTCCCTCCGGACGATGCGCCGCCGCCGGAGCCGCGCGGGATGCTGCACGCGCGGGTCCGCTGCGCCGGGGGCCAGGAGCTCGACGTGCTGGTGACGCACCTCGACAATGCCAGCACTATGCATCGCACCGCCCAGGTGCAGGGCATCCTCCGCCGCACCCGGGACCTCGAGGGCCCGGCGGTGCTGATGGGGGACATGAATGCCGGTCCCACCGCGCCGGAGCTGGCAGCGCTGGCCACCGCCGGGTGGCGGGACACCGCATGCAACGCCTCGCGTGACGGCGGCGACCCATTGCGCCCGAGTCTTTCTCAACGGATCGGTGCCGCCATGGCGTGGCTGCGCACCCGCGGAGGAGCCACCCATCCGGCCCGGTTCCCGCTGCGACGGATCGACTCGCTCTGGATAAGCGGCGACATCGAGAACGGTCCCCCGGTGGTGGCTCCCCGAGGTGCCTCGGACCACCGCCCGGTGAGCGTGACCCTGTGCACCCCCCCCACTGACACGCCGGGAGACCGCAGCGGGAACCGCGCAGACCGCCGCCCCCAGCGGGACGGCCTGGACTAG
- the dnaE gene encoding DNA polymerase III subunit alpha: MAPADSDDFVHLHVHTDYSLLDGAAKIDKLVEETVRQGQQAVAITDHGYLFGAYEFYKAATGAGIKPIIGIEAYVTPGTSRHDRTRQQWGTREQQLAGDDVSARGAYTHLTLLSRTTAGMHNLFRLGSYASLEGQMGKWPRMDREILSQYSDGLIATSGCPSGEVQTRLRLGQFDEAVKAAGEYQDMFGREHYFIELMDHGLDIEKRVTKDLLEVAKAVGAPLVATNDLHYVTEQDAQIQDVLLCINSGSRLNDPDRFKFGGSGYFLKSARQMRELFREFPEACDNTLRIAEMSEVEFRTTDEGANYMPNFPTPAGEDEESWFVKEVQRGLEYRYPSGIPEDVQKRADYEVSVILQMGFPGYFLVVSDYIKWAKEQDIRVGPGRGSGAGSMVAYAMRITDLDPLEHGLLFERFLNPDRVSMPDFDVDFDDRRRGEVIEYVERKYGDDRIAQVITYGVMKTKNSLKDAARVLDYPYAMGDRLSKALPPTVMGKDISVKGIFDPEDKRYAEAGEFRRIHDEDPDVQKVVEIAQGVEGLTRGWGVHACAVIMSSHPLIDIVPMMRRPSDGQIITQFEYPTLEALGLLKMDFLGLRNLTVLSDAIANMERNGKTPPDLELLPFDDAKTYELLQKGDTLGVFQLDGSGMRTLLRQMKPDQFGDITAVSALYRPGPMGMNSHTNYALRKNGLQEITPIHPELEEPLAEILGETYGVLVYQEQVMQTAQKVAGYSLGQADILRRAMGKKKKAELDKQFASFEAGMQENGYSAAAVTALWETLMPFADYAFNKSHSAAYGVVSYWTGYLKANHPTEYMAALLTSTQENRDRLGLYLGDCRHRGITVLPPDVNQSDLYFSAVGDDIRFGLSAIRNVGANVVEEIIRTRQEKGAFTSFTDFLDKVPLSVCNKRTIESLIKGGAFDELGANRRSLVLIHEDAVDSVVDVKRKEAQGQYDLFADVFGGAGGGGEGEMASGSAATITVPDLPEWDRKEKLAFERNMLGLYVSDHPLYGLEHVIAQNSSTAISALADDGAVEDGAMVTIAGLITSLQRKTTKKGDMWAIATVEDLEGSIDCLMFPSTYQTVATELAEDLIVSMKGRVDTSKGMPELKVMEMSIPETGGGADGPVVIALPAMRASERVVSDLRGVLEDNPGGSEVRLRLQEPGRTTLMQLDKRLSVTPSAALYASLKTLLGPSCLQ; the protein is encoded by the coding sequence ATGGCTCCCGCGGATTCCGATGACTTCGTACACCTCCACGTCCACACCGATTACTCCCTGCTGGACGGGGCCGCGAAGATCGACAAGCTGGTCGAGGAGACGGTGCGACAGGGCCAGCAGGCCGTCGCGATCACCGACCACGGCTACCTCTTCGGCGCCTATGAGTTCTACAAGGCGGCCACGGGCGCGGGCATCAAGCCGATCATCGGCATCGAGGCCTACGTGACCCCGGGGACCAGCCGCCACGACCGCACCCGCCAGCAGTGGGGCACCCGGGAGCAGCAGCTCGCCGGGGACGACGTCTCGGCCCGCGGCGCCTACACGCACCTGACGCTGCTCTCCCGCACCACCGCCGGCATGCACAACCTGTTCCGCCTGGGCTCCTACGCCTCGCTCGAGGGGCAGATGGGCAAATGGCCGCGCATGGACCGGGAGATCCTCTCCCAGTACTCCGACGGGCTGATCGCCACCTCCGGCTGCCCCTCCGGCGAGGTCCAGACCCGCCTGCGCCTGGGCCAGTTCGATGAGGCGGTCAAGGCCGCCGGCGAGTACCAGGACATGTTCGGCCGCGAGCACTACTTCATCGAGCTGATGGACCACGGGCTCGACATCGAGAAGCGGGTGACCAAGGACCTGCTCGAGGTCGCCAAGGCCGTGGGCGCCCCGCTGGTGGCCACCAACGACCTCCACTACGTCACCGAGCAGGACGCCCAGATCCAGGACGTCCTGCTGTGCATCAACTCCGGCTCCCGCCTGAACGACCCCGACCGCTTCAAGTTCGGCGGCTCCGGCTACTTCCTGAAGTCCGCGCGCCAGATGCGTGAGCTGTTCCGCGAGTTCCCCGAGGCCTGCGACAACACCCTGCGCATCGCCGAGATGAGCGAGGTCGAGTTCCGCACCACCGACGAGGGCGCGAACTACATGCCGAACTTCCCCACCCCGGCGGGGGAGGACGAGGAGTCCTGGTTCGTCAAGGAGGTCCAGCGCGGGCTCGAGTACCGCTATCCGAGCGGCATCCCCGAGGACGTGCAGAAGCGCGCCGACTACGAGGTCTCCGTCATCCTGCAGATGGGCTTCCCCGGCTACTTCCTGGTGGTCTCGGACTACATCAAGTGGGCCAAGGAGCAGGACATCCGGGTCGGCCCCGGCCGCGGCTCCGGTGCGGGGTCGATGGTCGCCTACGCCATGCGGATCACCGACCTCGACCCGCTCGAGCACGGCCTGCTGTTCGAGCGGTTCCTGAACCCCGATCGTGTCTCCATGCCGGACTTCGACGTCGACTTCGATGATCGTCGCCGCGGCGAGGTCATCGAGTACGTCGAGCGCAAGTACGGCGATGACCGCATCGCCCAGGTGATCACCTACGGCGTGATGAAGACGAAGAACTCCCTGAAGGACGCCGCGCGCGTGCTGGACTACCCCTATGCGATGGGCGACCGGCTGTCCAAGGCGCTCCCGCCCACGGTGATGGGCAAGGACATCTCGGTCAAGGGCATCTTCGATCCCGAGGACAAGCGCTACGCCGAGGCGGGGGAGTTCCGGCGGATCCACGACGAGGACCCCGACGTCCAGAAGGTCGTCGAGATCGCCCAGGGCGTCGAGGGCCTGACCCGCGGCTGGGGCGTGCACGCCTGCGCCGTGATCATGTCCAGCCATCCGCTGATCGACATCGTCCCGATGATGCGCCGCCCCTCCGACGGCCAGATCATCACCCAGTTCGAGTACCCCACCCTGGAGGCTCTCGGGCTGCTGAAGATGGACTTCCTGGGGCTGCGGAACCTCACCGTGCTCTCCGACGCGATCGCGAACATGGAGCGCAACGGCAAGACCCCGCCGGACCTGGAGCTGCTCCCCTTCGACGATGCGAAGACCTACGAGCTGCTGCAGAAGGGGGACACGCTGGGCGTGTTCCAGCTGGACGGCTCCGGCATGCGCACCCTGCTGCGGCAGATGAAACCGGACCAGTTCGGGGACATCACCGCCGTCTCGGCGCTGTACCGGCCGGGCCCGATGGGCATGAACTCCCACACCAACTACGCGCTGCGCAAGAACGGCCTGCAGGAGATCACGCCGATCCATCCCGAGCTCGAGGAGCCGCTCGCGGAGATCCTCGGCGAGACCTACGGCGTGCTCGTCTACCAGGAGCAGGTCATGCAGACCGCGCAGAAGGTCGCCGGGTACAGCCTGGGACAGGCGGACATCCTGCGCCGCGCCATGGGCAAGAAGAAGAAGGCGGAGCTGGACAAGCAGTTCGCCTCCTTCGAGGCCGGGATGCAGGAGAACGGGTACTCCGCCGCCGCGGTGACGGCGCTGTGGGAGACCCTGATGCCCTTCGCCGACTACGCCTTCAACAAGTCGCACTCGGCCGCCTACGGCGTGGTCTCCTACTGGACCGGCTACCTCAAGGCGAACCACCCCACCGAGTACATGGCCGCGCTGCTGACCTCCACCCAGGAGAACCGCGACCGCCTGGGCCTGTACCTCGGCGACTGCCGGCACCGCGGGATCACGGTGCTGCCGCCGGACGTCAACCAGTCCGATCTGTACTTCTCCGCCGTCGGGGACGACATCCGCTTCGGCCTCTCGGCGATCCGCAACGTCGGCGCGAACGTGGTCGAGGAGATCATCAGGACCCGCCAGGAGAAGGGGGCCTTCACCTCCTTCACCGATTTCCTGGACAAGGTGCCGCTGAGCGTGTGCAACAAGCGCACGATCGAGTCCCTCATCAAGGGCGGTGCCTTCGACGAGCTCGGTGCGAACCGCCGTTCCCTGGTGCTGATCCACGAGGACGCCGTCGATTCCGTGGTCGATGTGAAGCGCAAGGAGGCCCAGGGCCAGTACGACCTGTTCGCCGACGTCTTCGGCGGCGCCGGTGGCGGGGGCGAGGGGGAGATGGCCTCCGGCTCCGCCGCGACGATCACGGTCCCTGATCTGCCCGAATGGGACCGCAAGGAGAAGCTCGCCTTCGAGCGGAACATGCTGGGCCTGTACGTCTCGGACCACCCCCTGTACGGGCTCGAGCACGTCATCGCCCAGAACTCCTCCACCGCCATCAGCGCGCTCGCCGATGACGGCGCGGTGGAGGACGGGGCGATGGTCACGATCGCGGGGCTGATCACCTCCCTGCAGCGCAAGACCACCAAGAAGGGCGACATGTGGGCGATCGCCACCGTCGAGGACCTCGAGGGCTCGATCGACTGCCTGATGTTCCCCTCCACCTACCAGACCGTCGCCACCGAGCTCGCCGAGGACCTGATCGTCTCGATGAAGGGACGGGTGGACACCTCCAAGGGCATGCCCGAGCTGAAGGTCATGGAGATGTCCATCCCGGAGACCGGGGGAGGGGCCGACGGCCCCGTGGTCATCGCCCTGCCCGCGATGCGCGCCAGCGAGCGCGTGGTCTCGGACCTGCGTGGCGTGCTTGAGGACAACCCCGGTGGCAGCGAGGTGCGCCTGCGCCTGCAGGAGCCCGGCCGCACCACGTTGATGCAGCTGGACAAGCGGCTCTCGGTGACGCCGTCGGCCGCCCTGTACGCCTCGCTGAAGACACTGCTGGGACCGAGCTGCCTGCAATGA